In Ovis aries strain OAR_USU_Benz2616 breed Rambouillet chromosome 13, ARS-UI_Ramb_v3.0, whole genome shotgun sequence, the following are encoded in one genomic region:
- the SLCO4A1 gene encoding solute carrier organic anion transporter family member 4A1 — protein MKREWAPSGRQSVVSSAAAGTSGRSNQLLESRASVPTAVTATPSAKMPQHSTGDKPLVSMPQLVFPGLPSGTDSECDHTPSSRRVSLSAPLSQPLCQPEKRGPQAAQEVCYVAAGQPGEACGWRAFAPACLQAFNTPQGFLLFLCVASFLQGMTVNGFINTVITSIERRYDLHSYQSGLIASSYDVAACLCLTFVSYFGGQGHKPRWLGWGVLVMGTGSLVFALPHFTAGRYEVQVDEVVGTCWANHSSTCRDGASGLSSYRLVFMLGQFLHGMGATPLYTLGVTYLDENVKSSYSPVYIATFYTAAILGPAAGYLVGGALLNIYTDISQQTELTTESPLWVGAWWVGFLGAGAAAFLVAVPILGYPRQLPGSQRYVVMKASETYQLKDSSHKVTSNPDFGKTIRDLPLSIWLLLKNPTFILLCLAGATEATLIAGMSTFGPKFIESQFSLSASEAATLFGYLVVPAGGGGTFLGGFFVNKFKLRGSGIIKFCLLCTLVSLLASFIFLMHCPGVPMAGVTAGYNRSLLPEGHLELMAACNTHCGCQTEHYSPVCGSDGLMYYSPCYAGCLEVAVSGPGGQKVYRDCSCIPQNFSSGFGHATAGKCTSTCQRKPLLLVFIFVVIVFTFLSSIPALTATLRCVCDQQRSFALGIQWIVVRTLGSIPGPIAFGWVIDKACLLWQDQCGQQGSCFVYQNSTMSWYLLIAGVGYKVLGSIFFAIACFLYKSPLGSSDGLEASLPSQSSASDHPSDLQEAPSALRIQSDI, from the exons ATCGAACCAGCTGTTGGAATCCCGCGCGTCCGTTCCCACGGCTGTCACTGCCACACCCTCAGCGAAGATGCCCCAGCACTCGACGGGGGACAAGCCCCTCGTCTCAATGCCGCAGCTGGTCTTCCCCGGCCTACCCTCGGGCACCGACAGCGAGTGTGACCACACACCCTCCAGCAGGCGGGTGTCCCTCAGTGCACCCCTGAGCCAGCCACTGTGCCAGCCCGAGAAGCGTGGGCCCCAGGCAGCCCAGGAGGTGTGCTACGTGGCAGCTGGACAGCCCGGGGAGGCTTGCGGCTGGCGGGCCTTTGCCCCTGCGTGCCTGCAGGCCTTCAACACACCGCAGGGCTTCCTGCTGTTCCTGTGCGTGGCCTCCTTCCTGCAGGGCATGACGGTGAATGGCTTCATCAACACCGTTATCACGTCCATTGAGCGGCGCTATGACCTTCACAGCTACCAAAGCGGCCTCATCGCCAGCTCCTATGACGTGGCTGCGTGCCTCTGCCTCACCTTCGTCAGCTACTTTGGAGGCCAAGGCCACAAGCCCCGCTGGTTGGGCTGGGGCGTGCTGGTCATGGGCACTGGCTCGCTGGTCTTCGCGCTGCCGCACTTCACTGCCGGCCGCTATGAGGTGCAGGTGGATGAAGTCGTGGGGACCTGCTGGGCCAACCACAGCTCAACATGCAGGGATGGCGCCTCCGGCCTGTCCAGCTACCGGCTGGTCTTCATGCTGGGCCAGTTCCTGCATGGCATGGGTGCCACACCGCTCTACACACTGGGCGTCACCTACCTGGATGAGAACGTCAAGTCCAGCTACTCACCGGTCTACATTG CCACCTTCTACACCGCGGCCATCCTTGGCCCCGCAGCTGGCTACCTGGTGGGCGGCGCCCTGCTGAACATTTACACCGATATCAGCCAACA GACGGAGCTGACCACCGAGAGCCCACTGTGGGTGGGCGCCTGGTGGGTTGGCTTCCTGGGCGCTGGGGCTGCTGCCTTCCTCGTCGCTGTCCCCATCCTCGGCTACCCACGGCAGCTGCCAG GCTCCCAGCGCTATGTGGTCATGAAAGCATCTGAAACATACCAGCTGAAGGACAGTAGCCACAAGGTGACCAGCAACCCTGACTTCGGGAAAACCATCAGAGACCTGCCTCT CTCCATCTGGCTCCTCCTAAAGAACCCCACGTTCATCCTGCTCTGCCTGGCCGGGGCCACCGAGGCCACGCTCATCGCCGGCATGTCCACGTTCGGGCCCAAGTTCATCGAGTCGCAATTCAGCCTCAGCGCCTCAGAAGCCGCCACCTTGTTTG GGTACCTGGTGGTGCCAGCGGGAGGTGGAGGCACGTTCCTGGGTGGATTCTTTGTGAACAAGTTCAAACTCCGAGGCTCCGGGATCATCAAGTTCTGCCTGCTCTGCACCCTGGTCAGCCTGCTGGCCTCCTTCATCTTCCTCATGCACTGCCCCGGGGTTCCCATGGCAGGTGTGACCGCCGGCTACAACAGGAG CCTCCTGCCTGAAGGGCACCTGGAGCTGATGGCTGCCTGCAACACTCACTGCGGCTGCCAGACAGAGCACTACAGCCCCGTGTGCGGCTCCGATGGCCTCATGTACTACTCGCCGTGCTATGCGGGCTGCTTGGAGGTGGCCGTGTCTGGCCCTGGCGGCCAGAAG GTGTACCGAGACTGTAGCTGTATCCCTCAGAATTTTTCCTCTGGTTTTGGCCATGCTACCGCAGGGAAATGCACTTCAACTTGTCAGAGAAAGCCCCTCCTTCTGGTTTTCATATTCGTTGTAATTGTCTTTACCTTCCTCAGCAGCATTCCTGCACTAACAGCGACTTTACG GTGCGTCTGTGATCAGCAGAGATCTTTTGCACTGGGAATCCAGTGGATCGTGGTTAGAACTCTAG GCAGCATCCCGGGGCCCATTGCCTTCGGCTGGGTGATCGACAAGGCATGTCTGCTCTGGCAAGACCAGTGCGGCCAGCAGGGCTCCTGCTTTGTGTACCAGAATTCGACCATGAGCTGGTACCTGCTCATCGCAGGGGTGGGATACAAG GTCCTGGGCTCcatattctttgccattgcctgctTTCTGTACAAGAGCCCATTGGGGTCTTCTGATGGCCTGGAGGCTTCTCTGCCCAGCCAGTCCTCGGCCTCTGACCACCCCTCAGACCTTCAGGAAGCCCCCTCAGCTCTCCGGATCCAGAGTGACATCTGA